A window of the Paenibacillus thermoaerophilus genome harbors these coding sequences:
- the yabP gene encoding sporulation protein YabP, with amino-acid sequence MAEPSKIKRQEIRLLNRKSLDISGVLKVESFDSEAFLLETEAGVLAIKGQNLHMKNLNLEQGLVSIEGYVHSLVYRDGSSGKSSGLLGKLFK; translated from the coding sequence ATGGCGGAACCGAGCAAGATCAAGCGGCAGGAGATCCGGCTGCTGAACCGGAAATCGCTGGACATTTCCGGCGTGTTGAAGGTGGAGAGCTTCGACAGCGAAGCGTTTTTGCTGGAGACCGAGGCCGGCGTGCTGGCGATCAAAGGGCAGAACCTGCATATGAAAAACTTGAATCTGGAGCAGGGCCTGGTCTCGATCGAAGGCTACGTGCATTCGTTGGTGTACCGGGACGGCAGCTCGGGCAAAAGCTCCGGGCTGTTAGGGAAGCTGTTCAAGTGA
- a CDS encoding RNA-binding S4 domain-containing protein — MRLDKFLKVSRLIKRRTVAKDVSEQGRVWINGREAKPASAVKVGDELTVRFGQKQVVVRVERLAETTRKDEAGGLYTILREEWLNERDGDA, encoded by the coding sequence ATGCGGCTTGACAAGTTTCTGAAAGTCTCCCGCCTGATCAAACGTCGGACTGTCGCCAAGGACGTGTCCGAGCAAGGCCGGGTTTGGATCAACGGCCGGGAGGCAAAACCCGCCAGCGCCGTAAAAGTCGGCGACGAGCTGACCGTGCGGTTCGGACAGAAGCAAGTGGTGGTTCGCGTCGAACGGCTGGCCGAGACGACCCGCAAGGACGAAGCCGGGGGCTTGTATACGATTCTTCGCGAGGAATGGCTGAACGAACGGGATGGAGACGCCTGA
- a CDS encoding polysaccharide biosynthesis protein, translating into MASMSKWARGAALLGLAALTVKLLGAVQKIPFQNLAGDAAFGLYSAVYPLYSILLVLATSGYPVAISKFVSEYTLAGDRQAARRTVRLAAACMAGAGVAGFALLYGGAETAASWIGSPAAASSIRAVSWSLLLMPWLAAIRGYEQGMGRMGASAASQVVEQTARVVFMVGSVIVLTARGADAQTLSAAALLGSAVGGACAMASLLPVWLRGRGELRTRRETAAAASGAAEAFAGGRRARGSAAVPLLKRFLAYALPVSFASAALPLVFLTDSFTLLHLLRDYGLTPEQSLASFGVYQRGVPLVQLIVMTAAAAGGALVPAIAQYASSGRTAEAERTAGTALRLALWGGLAAAAGLALISGSANMMLYGNGDGSGVMALMALSAWFAVLHAVSGSILQGFGDVAAPARSLAVASLLKLALNAALVPALGLAGASLALVAAYALAAAMQLAALRRRVPLRAAGRRAAAWLASVAAMAAAAAAAEYGLTAVLHGAGWGPRATATLAALGAMGAGAAALAASALRLGEVREPELAALAGERAAALAASLRRWRLLPRER; encoded by the coding sequence ATGGCGTCTATGTCGAAATGGGCCCGGGGCGCCGCGCTGCTTGGTTTGGCCGCCCTGACGGTGAAGCTGCTGGGCGCCGTTCAGAAGATTCCGTTCCAAAATTTGGCGGGCGATGCGGCGTTCGGCCTTTACAGCGCGGTTTATCCGCTTTATTCGATCTTGTTGGTGCTGGCGACTTCGGGGTATCCTGTCGCGATCTCAAAGTTTGTTTCGGAATATACGCTGGCGGGGGACCGCCAGGCGGCGCGGCGGACGGTGCGCCTCGCGGCGGCGTGTATGGCCGGGGCGGGGGTGGCCGGGTTCGCGCTGCTCTACGGGGGAGCGGAAACGGCTGCGTCCTGGATCGGTTCGCCGGCCGCGGCTTCCTCCATCCGGGCCGTCTCCTGGTCGCTGCTCCTTATGCCCTGGCTGGCGGCGATCAGGGGCTACGAGCAAGGGATGGGCCGGATGGGCGCGTCGGCCGCCTCCCAGGTGGTCGAGCAGACGGCGCGCGTTGTTTTTATGGTCGGGTCCGTCATCGTCCTGACGGCGCGCGGGGCCGACGCCCAGACGTTGTCGGCGGCCGCTCTGCTGGGCTCCGCCGTCGGGGGCGCGTGCGCGATGGCGTCGCTGCTGCCCGTATGGCTGAGGGGGCGCGGCGAGCTGCGGACGCGCCGCGAGACGGCGGCCGCCGCGTCGGGAGCGGCAGAGGCGTTCGCGGGCGGGAGGAGGGCGCGGGGTTCGGCGGCGGTTCCGCTGCTCAAGCGGTTCCTCGCTTACGCGTTGCCTGTCAGCTTCGCTTCCGCGGCGCTGCCGCTGGTGTTTTTGACGGATTCGTTTACGCTGCTGCACCTGCTGCGCGATTACGGGCTGACGCCCGAGCAATCCCTGGCTTCCTTCGGCGTCTATCAGCGCGGTGTGCCTTTGGTTCAACTGATTGTGATGACGGCGGCGGCTGCGGGCGGGGCGCTTGTGCCGGCCATCGCCCAATATGCGTCTTCCGGCCGGACGGCCGAGGCGGAGCGGACGGCCGGAACGGCGCTTCGGTTGGCCTTATGGGGCGGACTGGCCGCCGCCGCCGGATTGGCGCTGATCTCCGGCTCCGCCAACATGATGCTGTACGGCAACGGCGACGGCAGCGGCGTGATGGCGCTGATGGCCCTGAGCGCGTGGTTCGCCGTGCTGCACGCGGTCAGCGGCAGCATCCTGCAAGGCTTCGGCGACGTCGCGGCGCCGGCGCGCAGCCTGGCGGTTGCGTCGCTGCTGAAGCTCGCGCTGAACGCTGCGCTCGTGCCTGCGCTCGGCCTCGCCGGCGCTTCGCTGGCGCTGGTCGCCGCCTACGCGCTCGCGGCGGCAATGCAGCTCGCGGCGCTTCGCCGCCGCGTGCCGCTGCGCGCCGCCGGCCGCCGGGCCGCCGCGTGGCTCGCCAGCGTCGCCGCGATGGCCGCCGCCGCCGCTGCCGCGGAGTACGGCCTGACGGCCGTACTCCACGGCGCCGGCTGGGGCCCGCGCGCCACGGCGACGCTCGCGGCGCTCGGCGCGATGGGCGCGGGCGCCGCCGCGCTGGCGGCGTCCGCGCTGCGCCTCGGCGAGGTGCGCGAGCCCGAGCTGGCTGCGCTCGCGGGCGAGCGGGCGGCTGCGCTGGCGGCGTCGCTGCGTCGCTGGCGGCTGCTGCCGCGGGAGCGCTGA
- the spoIIE gene encoding stage II sporulation protein E encodes MESWKSAGTRIGNWRWVQWFDAKKWSLLLLAMGFLLGRAMVLETLAPFALAYFAVLYYHRRDLLRWAGVAIVAGSLLAAQPQTAVIAAEMLVFLLFQKGLERFERQDISHAPMLVFASMLAVQVFAEAVGPGLGWFELMLSGVEAAFGFVLTMIFRQAIPVFTLTKKNYALRNEEIICLMILLASVMTGTVGWVLYGVSVEHVLSRLLILLFALVGGASLGASVGVVAGLILSLANPDAVAQMSLLAFAGLLGGLMREGGKPTVALGMLLGSSILSVYLGSQQQAVQSAWESVAAVVFFLLTPRSFLQTIAKYVPGTQEHQKSQLDYAKRVREVTARRVQQFSDVFKQLSSTFKQPAGTEEERKEAEVGHFMNAVAQRACWSCHRRSQCWDRRFSATYQFMTQVMSEIEKGGDFHRRDIKPEWRQACVRTERVLDVLKQQYESHRHDLHWKKQIAESRQLVADQLSGVSQVMADLAREIQREGQEMFLQEEQIRQALEELGLSILTIDIISLDPGNVEIEVVHQYRGGYDECRKIIAPLLSDILGENISVKHEEYVERDDGFYTVTFGSAKEFDIVTGVAAAAKGGDLLSGDSYSALELGNGKFAVAISDGMGNGERAKAESSAALSILQQLLQSGIDEHLAIKSVNSVLNLRSSDEMYATVDLALIDLYSAKTTFMKIGSTPSFIKRGNDVLKVAANNLPIGILKDIEVDLVSKQLQPGDTLIMMTDGIYDAPGPAVNKELWMKRMIQELAGDDPQELADQLLDRIVRHHHGDIVDDMTVVVAKVEKYKPEWATFRWPGLASFERPKTVS; translated from the coding sequence ATGGAGAGCTGGAAGTCGGCGGGAACGAGAATAGGCAACTGGCGTTGGGTGCAGTGGTTCGATGCGAAAAAATGGTCGCTGCTCTTGCTGGCGATGGGATTTTTGCTTGGGCGGGCCATGGTGCTGGAGACGCTTGCGCCTTTTGCCCTCGCTTATTTTGCCGTGCTGTACTATCACCGGCGGGACCTGCTTCGCTGGGCCGGAGTCGCGATCGTAGCCGGCAGCCTGCTGGCTGCCCAGCCCCAGACCGCCGTGATCGCGGCGGAGATGCTTGTTTTTCTGTTGTTTCAAAAAGGACTTGAGCGATTCGAGCGGCAAGATATCTCGCACGCCCCGATGCTGGTGTTCGCGTCGATGCTGGCCGTTCAAGTGTTCGCCGAAGCGGTGGGGCCCGGCCTCGGCTGGTTCGAGCTGATGCTGTCGGGAGTCGAGGCGGCGTTCGGCTTCGTGCTGACGATGATCTTCCGGCAGGCGATACCGGTATTCACGCTGACCAAAAAAAATTACGCCCTGCGCAACGAGGAAATTATATGTTTGATGATTCTGCTGGCGTCGGTCATGACCGGGACGGTCGGATGGGTGTTGTACGGCGTGTCCGTCGAGCATGTGCTGTCCCGGTTGTTGATCCTGCTGTTCGCCTTGGTCGGGGGAGCGAGTCTGGGGGCGTCGGTGGGAGTGGTCGCCGGACTGATTCTGAGCTTGGCGAATCCGGACGCCGTCGCCCAGATGAGCCTGCTCGCGTTCGCCGGACTGCTCGGCGGATTGATGCGGGAAGGAGGCAAGCCTACGGTTGCGCTGGGCATGCTGCTCGGCTCGTCCATCCTCTCGGTGTACCTCGGCAGCCAGCAGCAGGCCGTGCAGTCCGCTTGGGAGTCGGTGGCGGCGGTCGTCTTCTTCCTGCTGACGCCCCGTTCCTTCCTGCAGACGATCGCCAAGTACGTGCCGGGCACGCAGGAGCATCAAAAATCCCAATTGGACTACGCCAAGCGGGTGCGCGAGGTTACCGCGAGACGGGTGCAACAGTTCTCCGACGTGTTCAAGCAGTTGTCGAGCACCTTCAAGCAGCCGGCCGGAACCGAGGAGGAGCGCAAGGAGGCGGAAGTCGGGCATTTCATGAACGCCGTCGCCCAGCGGGCCTGCTGGTCCTGCCACCGCCGCTCGCAATGCTGGGACCGCCGGTTTTCGGCGACGTACCAGTTCATGACCCAGGTGATGTCGGAGATCGAGAAAGGCGGCGACTTTCATCGCCGCGACATCAAGCCGGAGTGGAGGCAGGCTTGCGTCCGCACGGAGCGCGTGCTGGACGTGCTCAAGCAGCAGTACGAGTCGCACCGCCACGATCTGCATTGGAAGAAGCAGATCGCGGAGAGCCGCCAACTGGTGGCCGATCAGTTAAGCGGCGTCTCGCAGGTCATGGCGGATCTGGCGCGCGAGATCCAACGGGAGGGGCAGGAGATGTTCCTGCAGGAGGAGCAGATTCGCCAGGCGTTGGAGGAGCTGGGTCTGTCGATCCTGACGATCGATATTATCAGCCTCGATCCGGGCAACGTGGAGATCGAGGTCGTCCACCAGTACCGGGGCGGCTACGACGAATGCCGCAAGATCATCGCGCCGCTCCTGTCGGATATCCTGGGCGAAAACATATCGGTGAAGCACGAGGAGTACGTGGAGAGAGACGACGGCTTTTACACGGTTACCTTCGGCTCCGCCAAAGAGTTCGACATCGTCACCGGCGTCGCGGCCGCGGCGAAGGGGGGAGATTTGCTGTCCGGTGACAGCTACAGCGCCCTGGAATTGGGCAACGGCAAGTTCGCGGTGGCGATCAGCGACGGCATGGGCAACGGCGAACGGGCGAAAGCGGAGAGCAGCGCGGCGCTCTCCATCCTGCAGCAGTTGCTGCAGTCCGGGATCGACGAGCATCTGGCGATCAAGTCCGTCAACTCGGTGCTGAACCTTCGGTCGTCGGACGAGATGTACGCGACGGTGGATCTCGCGCTGATCGACCTGTACAGCGCGAAAACGACCTTCATGAAGATTGGTTCCACCCCGAGCTTCATAAAAAGAGGCAACGACGTCCTTAAAGTGGCGGCCAACAATTTGCCTATCGGCATTTTGAAGGATATCGAGGTCGATCTGGTCAGCAAGCAGTTGCAGCCTGGCGATACGCTTATCATGATGACGGACGGCATCTACGATGCTCCGGGCCCTGCCGTGAACAAGGAGCTGTGGATGAAGCGCATGATTCAGGAGTTGGCCGGCGACGACCCGCAGGAGCTGGCCGACCAGCTCCTCGACCGGATCGTCCGGCATCACCACGGGGACATTGTCGACGACATGACGGTGGTGGTGGCCAAGGTGGAGAAGTACAAGCCGGAGTGGGCGACTTTCCGCTGGCCCGGACTTGCCAGCTTCGAGCGGCCGAAGACGGTAAGCTGA
- a CDS encoding S1 domain-containing RNA-binding protein — MTIEVGSKLEGKVTGITHFGAFVELKPGVTGLVHISEIADSYVKDVSDHLKVHDIITVKVLSVDPGGKIGLSIRQAVDKPVAPRTPGTDRPFPRDRADGGQDRRFRQRGGGGQRSSFEDKVSRFLKDSEERMTSLRKNTEGKRGGRGARRY, encoded by the coding sequence ATGACAATTGAAGTGGGCAGCAAGTTGGAAGGCAAGGTGACCGGTATCACGCATTTCGGCGCGTTTGTCGAGCTGAAGCCGGGCGTAACCGGACTCGTCCACATTTCCGAGATCGCGGACAGCTATGTGAAGGACGTAAGCGATCATCTGAAGGTGCATGATATCATCACCGTCAAGGTTCTCTCGGTAGACCCCGGCGGGAAGATCGGATTGTCGATCCGGCAAGCTGTCGACAAGCCTGTTGCCCCCAGAACTCCCGGTACCGACCGGCCGTTCCCGCGCGATCGCGCCGATGGCGGCCAGGATCGCAGATTCCGCCAACGCGGCGGCGGCGGACAGCGGTCCTCATTCGAGGATAAAGTGAGCCGATTCCTGAAAGACAGCGAAGAACGCATGACATCCCTTAGAAAAAACACTGAAGGCAAACGCGGCGGGCGCGGCGCCCGCCGTTACTAG
- the spoVT gene encoding stage V sporulation protein T, with translation MKATGIVRRIDDLGRVVIPKEIRRTLRIREGDPLEIFVDRDGEVILKKYSPIGELGDFAKEYAESLFESTGHITMITDRDSIIAVAGGSKKEYLDKSVGSLVETAMENRRSILETNPGSYDISKESTEQISSYVIAPIVASGDPIGAVLLVSKEEGVKMGQMELKMAETAAAFLGKQMEQ, from the coding sequence ATGAAGGCAACCGGAATTGTAAGACGGATCGATGATTTGGGCCGCGTGGTTATTCCGAAAGAGATTCGCCGGACCCTGCGGATTCGCGAAGGCGACCCTCTGGAAATTTTTGTAGATCGTGACGGAGAGGTTATTCTTAAGAAATATTCCCCGATCGGGGAGCTTGGCGACTTCGCCAAAGAGTATGCGGAATCATTGTTCGAGAGCACGGGACATATCACGATGATCACCGACCGGGATTCGATTATCGCCGTCGCGGGCGGATCGAAGAAGGAATATCTGGACAAATCGGTCGGCTCCCTGGTGGAAACCGCGATGGAAAACCGCCGCTCGATTCTGGAGACGAACCCCGGCAGCTACGATATCAGCAAGGAGTCGACGGAGCAGATTTCTTCTTACGTGATTGCGCCGATCGTCGCCAGCGGCGATCCGATCGGAGCCGTGCTGCTGGTGAGCAAAGAAGAAGGCGTCAAAATGGGACAGATGGAACTGAAGATGGCCGAGACGGCCGCCGCGTTTTTAGGCAAGCAGATGGAGCAATAA
- the yabQ gene encoding spore cortex biosynthesis protein YabQ: MNLHVQLSTLLAMAGCGLGMGAVYDAYGVIAARLRFRRWLYAVCDLLYWLLLIPVVFRVLYLNNAGEMRLYVFLGLGIGVCLHLLLFSSFVRRVVRMLIRVVEWLWAALHWLFRMLIVKPLLMLIAVVWAVLGIGWKVAVFAWRVMIKCLYPFTWVYRLAAARFEPPLRRLAARTLGPAWNWGRRLWDRSKRQNPPEPPPSDVPPKEPD, from the coding sequence GTGAACCTGCACGTTCAGTTGTCCACCCTCCTGGCCATGGCCGGATGCGGTCTGGGCATGGGAGCCGTCTACGACGCGTACGGCGTCATCGCCGCGCGGCTCCGGTTCAGACGTTGGCTGTACGCCGTCTGCGATTTGCTGTACTGGCTGCTGCTCATACCGGTTGTGTTCCGCGTGCTTTATCTGAATAATGCAGGCGAGATGCGGCTCTATGTATTTTTGGGGCTGGGCATCGGCGTTTGTTTGCATCTGCTTCTGTTCTCGTCCTTCGTCCGCCGGGTGGTACGGATGCTGATCCGGGTTGTCGAATGGTTGTGGGCGGCGCTCCACTGGCTGTTCCGGATGCTGATTGTCAAGCCGCTGCTCATGCTGATCGCTGTCGTATGGGCGGTCTTGGGAATTGGGTGGAAAGTCGCTGTTTTTGCATGGAGGGTTATGATAAAATGTCTGTATCCGTTTACGTGGGTATATCGGCTGGCGGCCGCCCGATTTGAGCCGCCTCTGAGGCGGCTGGCGGCCCGGACGCTCGGGCCGGCATGGAATTGGGGCCGGCGGCTGTGGGACCGCTCCAAGCGCCAGAACCCCCCGGAACCTCCTCCCTCGGACGTTCCTCCGAAGGAGCCGGACTGA
- the mazG gene encoding nucleoside triphosphate pyrophosphohydrolase, which translates to MSQPRIIAVGLGSGDPDQLTLGVWRKLQSASAAGTLRVRTATHPAVRRIEAEGLVYRAYDDIYETHDRFEDVYETIAASLIDEAPKAPDAIVYAVPGHPMVAERTVQLLRERCPAAGIAFEIAGGESFLDQAFVRLGFDPIEGFQLLDAASLKPDLLRPELHTLIGQVYDAMTASDVKLALMELYPDDYEVVAGHALGVPGEERIDRVPLYELDRLPHYGNLSLVWVPRTDNADLRVRRFERLREIVEILRSPEGCPWDREQTHESLRKHLIEETYEVLDAIGDDDPDAMCEELGDLLLQVMLHAQIEAETGAFTVYDVIAGLNEKLIRRHPHVFGERKAADAEEALSRWQAMKAAEKAARAGTGRDEKPASALDGVPRELPSLYKALKLQKKAAAVGFDWPDAEGVFAKVEEELAEVREARASGDSERVADELGDLLFAIVNLARFVKADPDAALERTNRKFVKRFSYMEEQLRLRGKKLENTSLEEMESYWQAAKKLP; encoded by the coding sequence ATGTCGCAACCCCGTATTATCGCGGTCGGACTCGGCTCGGGCGACCCGGATCAACTGACGCTCGGCGTCTGGCGCAAGCTGCAGTCCGCTTCGGCGGCCGGCACGCTCCGCGTGCGCACGGCGACGCATCCCGCGGTGCGCCGGATTGAGGCGGAAGGCCTCGTATACCGCGCTTACGACGACATCTACGAGACCCATGACCGGTTCGAGGATGTCTACGAGACGATCGCCGCCTCGCTGATCGACGAAGCGCCGAAGGCGCCCGACGCGATCGTCTACGCCGTTCCCGGCCACCCGATGGTCGCGGAACGTACCGTTCAACTGCTGCGCGAGCGGTGCCCCGCAGCCGGCATCGCGTTTGAAATTGCCGGCGGCGAGAGCTTTCTCGACCAGGCGTTCGTCCGCCTCGGGTTTGACCCGATCGAGGGGTTTCAACTGCTCGATGCGGCGTCTCTGAAGCCGGACCTGCTGCGGCCGGAGCTGCATACGTTGATCGGGCAAGTCTACGACGCCATGACCGCGTCGGACGTGAAGCTCGCGCTGATGGAGCTGTATCCCGACGATTACGAGGTCGTGGCCGGGCACGCGCTGGGCGTGCCGGGAGAGGAACGGATCGACCGGGTTCCGCTGTACGAGCTGGATCGGCTGCCCCATTACGGCAACCTGTCGCTCGTCTGGGTGCCGCGCACGGACAATGCCGACCTCCGCGTCCGCCGGTTCGAGCGGCTCCGCGAGATCGTCGAGATTTTGCGCAGCCCCGAGGGATGCCCGTGGGACCGCGAGCAGACGCACGAGAGCCTGCGCAAGCACCTGATCGAGGAGACGTACGAGGTGCTCGACGCGATCGGGGACGACGACCCCGACGCGATGTGCGAGGAGCTTGGCGACCTGCTGCTTCAGGTGATGCTGCACGCGCAGATCGAAGCCGAGACCGGCGCCTTTACCGTATACGACGTGATTGCCGGCCTGAACGAGAAGCTCATCCGCCGCCACCCCCACGTGTTCGGCGAACGCAAGGCAGCCGATGCCGAAGAAGCGTTGTCCCGCTGGCAGGCGATGAAAGCGGCCGAGAAAGCGGCCAGAGCCGGAACCGGGCGGGACGAGAAGCCGGCTTCGGCGCTCGACGGCGTCCCGAGGGAGCTTCCTTCCTTGTACAAGGCGCTCAAGCTGCAGAAAAAAGCGGCGGCCGTCGGTTTCGACTGGCCGGACGCCGAAGGCGTCTTCGCCAAAGTCGAGGAGGAGCTGGCCGAAGTCCGCGAAGCCCGCGCTTCCGGAGATTCGGAGCGCGTCGCGGACGAGTTGGGCGATCTGCTGTTTGCGATCGTGAATCTGGCCCGGTTCGTCAAAGCCGATCCGGATGCCGCGCTCGAACGGACGAACCGCAAGTTCGTCAAACGTTTTTCGTATATGGAAGAGCAACTGCGTTTAAGAGGCAAAAAACTGGAGAATACTAGTCTTGAAGAGATGGAGTCGTACTGGCAGGCGGCAAAAAAACTTCCATGA
- a CDS encoding FtsB family cell division protein has protein sequence MFMACFLGWAGITCWNQFGQLKAKAAEVAEMEAKLEEVRQQNETYKQDIARLSDDEYLEQWIRSQYHYAKPGETVYYKTQE, from the coding sequence ATGTTTATGGCCTGCTTTTTGGGATGGGCCGGAATCACCTGCTGGAACCAATTCGGCCAGCTCAAAGCGAAGGCGGCCGAAGTGGCGGAGATGGAGGCGAAGCTCGAAGAGGTGCGCCAGCAGAACGAAACGTACAAACAGGACATCGCCCGTCTGTCCGACGACGAATATTTGGAACAATGGATTCGGAGCCAGTATCATTACGCCAAACCCGGAGAGACCGTTTATTATAAGACGCAAGAATAA
- a CDS encoding HU family DNA-binding protein yields MQEGLFEMNKQDLISNIAKKSGLSKKDVETVLNGFLGEVETALSSGEKVQLIGFGTFETRQRASRTARNPQTGKPITIPESKVPAFKAGNKLKEAVK; encoded by the coding sequence ATACAGGAGGGACTTTTTGAGATGAACAAGCAAGATCTTATTTCCAACATTGCAAAAAAAAGCGGACTGTCCAAAAAAGATGTGGAGACCGTTCTGAACGGCTTCCTGGGCGAAGTTGAAACCGCGCTGTCCAGCGGCGAGAAAGTGCAGCTGATCGGCTTCGGCACGTTCGAAACCCGTCAACGCGCTTCCCGCACGGCTCGCAACCCGCAAACAGGCAAGCCGATCACCATTCCGGAATCCAAAGTTCCTGCGTTCAAAGCGGGCAACAAACTTAAAGAAGCTGTAAAATAA
- a CDS encoding peptidylprolyl isomerase — translation MLRNKKWRITAIALLALTVFAVGCGGKKDLVATYKDGGGVTKAELDKYASVNLLFQPAYEMFKEDPEFQNMLLHQLIGLKIKSEQADSAVKDEVETKLKEQMAEFDKVLKDHPDADKQMKDADISRDDIETFFRRHMLANGVAGKDVKDEDIKKEYDASIAQDPHMFDTASVRHILINFTDPEGKERTKEDALARAKEVHKKLQEGGDFAALAKEYSEDPGSKDNGGLYEDAQVSQWVEAFKKAAIELPLNTISDPVETEYGYHIMKVEKRTLKTFDDVKGEIKMSLADRKLSEFIEKEVPGLIEQNNLPSPTPTPSASPEPTASPSASPAADSTPSPSASPSAS, via the coding sequence ATGTTGCGCAATAAAAAATGGCGAATAACCGCCATCGCGCTGCTTGCGCTGACGGTGTTCGCCGTTGGTTGCGGCGGCAAAAAAGATCTCGTCGCAACCTACAAAGACGGGGGAGGAGTCACCAAGGCCGAACTGGACAAATATGCAAGTGTGAACTTGCTGTTCCAACCCGCTTACGAGATGTTCAAGGAAGACCCCGAATTTCAAAACATGCTGCTTCATCAATTGATCGGACTGAAGATCAAAAGCGAACAAGCCGACTCGGCCGTCAAAGACGAGGTCGAAACGAAGCTGAAAGAGCAAATGGCCGAGTTCGACAAAGTTCTGAAGGATCATCCCGACGCGGATAAGCAGATGAAAGACGCCGATATCTCCAGGGATGATATCGAAACGTTTTTCCGCCGGCATATGCTGGCGAACGGCGTGGCCGGCAAGGACGTGAAGGATGAAGACATCAAGAAAGAATACGACGCGTCCATCGCACAGGACCCGCATATGTTCGACACCGCGTCGGTACGGCATATTCTGATCAACTTCACCGATCCCGAAGGCAAGGAGCGCACGAAGGAAGACGCGCTCGCCCGGGCCAAGGAAGTGCATAAGAAGCTGCAGGAAGGCGGCGACTTCGCGGCGCTGGCCAAGGAGTATTCCGAGGACCCGGGGTCCAAGGACAACGGCGGTCTCTATGAAGACGCCCAAGTCAGCCAGTGGGTGGAGGCGTTCAAGAAAGCCGCGATCGAGCTGCCGCTGAACACGATCAGCGACCCGGTCGAGACGGAATACGGATATCACATCATGAAAGTCGAGAAACGGACGCTCAAGACGTTCGACGATGTCAAGGGCGAGATTAAAATGTCGCTTGCCGACCGCAAGCTGAGCGAATTCATCGAGAAGGAAGTGCCGGGGCTGATCGAGCAGAACAATCTGCCGTCTCCGACGCCGACGCCGTCGGCTTCTCCGGAGCCGACCGCTTCTCCGTCGGCCAGCCCGGCCGCCGACAGCACTCCAAGTCCAAGCGCCAGCCCGTCGGCAAGCTGA